The sequence below is a genomic window from Betaproteobacteria bacterium.
CGACCTAGCAACGAGACGCTTGAATTCACTTCGCGTCTGATCGAACGCAAATTGCTGGATTTCAATGTGCAGGCGAAAGTAGTTGCCGCGCATCCCGGGCCGGTTATCACGCGTTATGAAATCGAACCTGCCGTTGGTGTGAAGGGCTCGCAGATTGTAAACCTGTCTCGCGATCTCGCGCGTGCATTGTCGGTCACCTCCATCCGCGTGGTCGAGACCATTCCCGGTACCTCGCACATGGGCCTGGAAATTCCGAATCCGAAGCGCGAAATTGTGCGCCTGTCGGAAATTCTCGGCTCTGAGGTTTACGGTACATCGCATTCGAAACTCGCAATCGCGATGGGCAAGGATATTGCCGGGCGGGCCGTTGTCGCCGACCTTGCCAAGATGCCGCATGTACTCGTCGCGGGAACCACCGGGTCGGGAAAATCGGTCGCGATCAACGCGATGATTTTGTCTCTGGTGTACAAGGCGACGGCCAACGAAGTGCGGCTGATCCTGATCGACCCGAAGATGCTGGAACTTTCAGTCTACGAAGGCATCCCGCATTTGCTCTCACCGGTGGTCACCGACATGCGGCTCGCGGGCTACGCGTTGAACTGGTGCGTATCGGAAATGGACCGGCGATACAAACTGATGAGTGCCGTCGGTGTGCGCAACATCGCGGGCTACAACACCAAGATCCGCGAGGCCAAGGAAAAAGGCCAGCCGCTTCCACATCCGTTCTCGCTGACGCCGGATGCGCCGGAGCCTCTTGAACCATTGCCGCTGATCGTCGTCGTCATCGACGAGTTGGCCGACATGATGATGGTGGTCGGCAAGAAAGTGGAGGAACTGATTGCCCGGCTGGCGCAAAAGGCGCGCGCATCAGGTATCCATCTTGTCCTCGCCACGCAGCGTCCGAGCGTTGATGTGATTACCGGCCTGATCAAGGCCAATGTGCCGACGCGGGTGGCCTTCCAGGTATCCTCCAAAATCGATTCACGAACCATCCTTGACCAACAGGGGGCCGAGGCGCTGCTGGGGCAGGGCGACATGCTGTATCTGCCGCCGGGCACCGGCATGCCGCAGCGCGTCCACGGTGCGTTTGTCGGTGACGCCGAGGTGCACCGTGTGGTTGAACATTTGAAGCGGCAGGGAGATCCACAGTACATCGAAGGCATCCTCGATTCGCCGGAAGAATCACTGGAACTGCCGGAAGGCGGCAACAGTGGGGCGGCTGAATCCGATCCGCTTTACGACCAGGCCGTGCAAGTGGTATTGCAGAACAAGCGCGCATCAATTTCGCTGGTGCAGCGACATTTGCGCATCGGTTATAACCGCGCGGCACGTTTGCTTGAGGATATGGAAAAAGCCGGGCTCGTGTCTACGATGCAATCCAATGGCAATCGGGAAATTTTGGCACCGAATCGCAGTGTTGAGGGCGGCTGAATTTTATGAAATTCAAACAGAATCAAGAATTAAAAGCCGTCATTCCTGCGAAGGCGGGAATCCAATTTCGCAACGTACCCTGGATTCCCGCCTTCGCGGGAATGACGGGCGCTACGCTTAGACATCTGGCCGCCAAGTCGATATTTTCTTTCGCCGCCACTTTTTCACTTTCATCCTTCGCAAATGCCATCGCCGATTTCCAGTCTTTCGTCTCCACCGTTCAATCCGGACGCGCCAATTTCGAACAGTCCGTGTTCGACGCCAAAGATAAACCGATGCAAAAAAGCAATGGCACGCTCGTCTTTACGCGCCCCGGCAAGTTTCGTTTTACCTATGAAAAACCCGCGCAACTAATTGTCGGTGACGGCAAGAAAGTTTCATTCTTTGATCAGGACCTGAATCAGGTCACCATCAAAAAGCTCGACCAGGCTTTTTCTGGCACACCGGCTGCGCTGCTGGCGGGCAAGGGCGAAATCGACAAGGCGTTTACCCTGGTGGCCTCGGGTGACACCGACGAGCACGGGGACCGCATCGAGTGGCTCGATGCGCTGCCACGCCAAAAAGACGCTGGTATCGAAAAAATGCGGGTCGGATTTCGTAAGGGAGAGCTGGCGGCAATGGAACTGAATGACGCATTCGGTAACCGGACGCGACTCACGTTTACAATATTCGAACGCAATCCGAAAATTGACGCGAAGGCATATGTATTCACTCCGCCAAAGGGCGCCGACATCATCGGCGAGTAGGCGAAGCCGCTCGTCGCAAATAGCAATCGAGACTTCAACGAAATTGCACCTCCCAATTCTCCACTTACACCGCTGAGCCCATGAAAACCAAAGCTGCCATCGCCTGGAAAGCCGGTGCACCCTTGACGATTGAAGAAGTTGACTTGCAAGGCCCGCAAGCGGGCGAAGTGCTGGTGGAAATCAAGGCAACGGGTATTTGCCACACTGACTACTACACACTGTCGGGTGCCGATCCCGAGGGATTGTTTCCCGCCATTCTCGGGCACGAGGGCGCGGGTGTAGTGGTCGACGTCGGCGCAGGCGTCAAAAGCCTGAAGAAGGGCGATCACGTCATTCCGCTGTACACGCCGGAATGCCGCCAGTGCAAATTCTGCCTGTCGCGCAAGACCAACCTCTGCCAATCGATCCGTGCCACGCAGGGCAAGGGCCTGATGCCCGATGCCACCAGCCGTTTCTCCATTGGTGGGAAGCCGGTGCTGCATTACATGGGTACGTCCACGTTCTCAAATTACACCGTGGTGCCTGAAATTGCGCTCGCCAAGATTCGTGAAGACGCCCCCTTTGACAAGGTTTGCTATATCGGCTGCGGCGTGACCACCGGCATTGGCGCCGTGATCTTTTCAGCCAAGGTTGAGGCGGGCGCCAATGTCGTGGTGTTTGGCTTGGGCGGTATCGGGCTGAATGTGATTCAGGGCGCGAAAATGGTCGGCGCCGACAAGATCATCGGCGTGGATTTGAATCCGGCCCGCGAGGCACTCGCTCGCAAATTCGGCATGACACATTTTGTCAATCCGAAAAACGTTGAAAATGTCGTCGACGCCATTGTGCAATTAACCGATGGCGGCGCCGACTACAGCTTTGAATGCATCGGCAATACCAAGACCATGCGCCAGGCGCTGGAGTGCTGTCACAAGGGCTGGGGACGATCGATCATCATCGGTGTGGCGGAGGCTGGAGCCGAAATCAGCACGCGACCGTTCCAACTGGTGACCGGCCGCAAGTGGGAAGGCTCGGCATTCGGCGGTGCGCGTGGCCGCACCGACGTACCGAGGATTGTCGACTGGTACATGGAAGGCAAGATCAATATCGACGATCTGATCACTCACACCTTGCCGCTGGAGCGGATCAATGACGGCTTTGATCTGATGAAAAGTGGAGAATCGATTCGCTCCGTCGTGATTTACTGATGATTGAAACCATCAGCGAACACGCCTGCTTCGGTGGCGTGCAGGGTTTTTATCAGCATCGGTCCACCGCTGTCGGCTTGCCGATGCGCTTCGCGGTCTATCAACCGCCGCAGGCAAAGCAGGGCGCCGTGCCTGTGTTGTTCTTTCTCGCCGGTCTCACCGCGACCGAAGAGACCTTCATGATCAAGGCCGGCGCCCAGCGATTGGCGGCGGAGTATGGCCTGATGCTGGTCACCACCGATACCAGCCCGCGCAATACCGGCATCGAAGGCGCGACCCTGGATTGGGATTTCGGCGAAGGTGCGGGCTTTTATCTCGATGCCACTGAGGCGCCATGGAGCAAGCACTTCCGCATGGAGACCTACGTTGTCGACGAATTGCGCGAGATGATCGTGGCGAATTTTCCCGCGCATGCCGATCGCATCGGCATTTTCGGGCACTCGATGGGCGGCCACGGCGCGCTAACCCTGGCCCTTCGTCACACCGACGTGTATCGCTCGGTCTCGGCATTCGCGCCGATCTGCGCGCCGATGCAATGTCCGTGGGGCGAAAATGCGCTGGAAAACTATCTGGGGACTGACCGCCAAGCCTGGTCGCAACACGATGCAAGCGAGCTATTGCGCCAACGAAAGACGCCGTTTCCGGCAGGCATCCTGATCGATCAGGGTGGCGCCGACAAATTTCTCGAACAGCAGCAACTCCGGCCGGAATTGTTCGAAGCGGCCTGCGCGGCAGCGGAACAGCCGCTCACCCTGAGGCGCCACCCCGGCTATGACCACGGCTATTTTTTCATTTCCACGTTCATTGCCGATCACCTGGCGTTCCATTCCGCCAATTTGAAGGCTCGCTAGCTGACACTCTCGAAGTGTTCGACACTCGGAAACGGATCGTAGAAATGATGCAGCAGCGCCTTCCAGCGCTGATAGTCGCCGGATTGCCGGAAACCGATTGTGTGATCTTCAAGGGTCTGCCAGCGCACCAGCAATACATACCGGTTGGGCTTTTCAATCCCGCGCTGCAATTCATGCGAAACGTAGCCCGGCATGGCGGAAATAATTGCCGCGGCCTGCTGGAATGCCGATTCGAACTCTTGCGCCAGTGCAGGGCGCAACTCGAGCGTGGCGATTTCGAGGATCACGGCCGCATGAAATCGTTTACGCCACGCGACGGCAATGTACGGTCGAGATAGTCGAACGTACCCCGGTCCCTGATTTCCTGCGCCGCATCGATCAGCCCGGTCATCGCCGCTCGAAACAGCGAGGTGGCGAGGCTGATGCGTTTGACCCCGGCCGCTTCAAGTTCGGCCACGCTGAAGGAGCGGCCCTTGATGCCGACCATGAAATTGACCGGTTTCGATACTGCCGCGCAGACTGCACGCACCGAGGCCAGGTCAGGCAAACCTGGCGCGAACAGCACATCCGCGCCGATCCGCTCATAGGCTTGCAGGCGTTTGATCGTGTCGTCCAGATCCGGGTTCCCGCAAAGATAATTTTCAGCTCGCGCCGTCAACGTAAAGGCGAAAGGCAGCGCCCGTGCTACTTCAGCCGCCGCCGCGATGCGTTCCGTCGCCAGGCCGATGTCGAACAATGGACGTGACCTGTCGCCGGTGGCATCCTCGATCGAACCACCGACCAATCCGGCCTCCGCGCCAAGGCGAATGGTCTCCGCTACGACCGCAGGGGAATCACCGAAGCCTTTTTCCAGGTCGGCCGCCAAGGGCAGGTCGGTCGCGGCGACGATGGTGCGGATCTGCGTCAGCGCTTCTTCGCGTGTGACGCTGCCATCACGACGCCCGAGCACGCCGGCCGACGCACCGCTCGACGTCGCGAGTGCCTGAAAGCCAAGTCCGGCGAGGATGCGGGCGGAACCGCCATCCCATGGATTCGGCATGACGAACGCCCCGGTACGCAGGTGCAATGCGCGGAAACGGTTGGCTCTTTCGGTTTGGCTCATGGTTGCGAGTCTCCCACGTCATTGTATTTGGAATCCGTTATGGGTGCGCCGAACTCGTCGCGCAATCACGGCAATCTGGTGAATCTCAAGCGGATTTGCGGGTGACAAACAGCCCGCTTCTAGCCTCCCCGGTAATGGCGACGACACAGGGGTGAGTTACGCGGCGCTCGATCGAAATCGCGAAAAACTCCTCGAAGATTTCCTTGGTTCTCCCCAGGGTTTTCACGCCGTACTGCTTTTCGATCTCCGATTCGAGAACGCTTGGTCCGATGAACACGCCTGCGCCACGCTGCCCGAAGGCTTTCATCAATGCGCTGTCGTCGAACTCCCCGACCACGAGGAGCCGCAGTTTGTTCGCCTCGCACCACCGATCCAGCCGTGATCGAATTGCCGCGTCCATCCCCGGAACGAGCATCGGGACGCCGTCGAGACAGGCTGGAAAGTTTCCCCTGCTATTCTTGCAGAGTGCGGCGGATGCGAAGAAGCTTATCCCCGATTCTCCGAGCCGGTGATTAAACGCATTCACGCTTACCCTGGGGGGGATCGGCGCGTCTGCGATAACTAGGTCCAGCCGATGCCCGGCAAGTTCCGTGAGCAAGCTGTCGAGTTTCCCTTCGCGGCACACAATACGCACAGGAGTGGCAATTCGGGTCGCGGGTTCGGTCAGGTGATAGGCGATCGACTTGGGAACCGCATCGGCCACACCGACCCTAAACTCGATTGGCCGTCCGGCCGCCGGGTAGTTTCGGAGCGACTCCTCCAATTCGGACCCAAGGGCAAAGATCTCATTCGCGTAGCCGAAGGCGAGCCGGCCCGCTTCCGTCAATTCGAGATTACGGCCGCGTTTGGTGAACAACGGTGTTCCAAGCCGTTCTTCAAGCAGCCCGATTTGCCCGCTGAGGGTCTGCGGAGTCAGATGCACCTGCTCACTCGCACGCGCGATGCCGCCCGCTTTGGCAACCTGCCAGAAGTAGCGCAAATGCTTGAAGTTCATTGATTTTATCCTTCTGTTTACTCGAAGAATCGGTATGGATTGTACGATTTTGCACGAAGTATTAGCACACGTGCGTGCCGTGGAGAGGTGATTGTCCGGAAAGAAAAAGTAGCAGCAAGCCGGCCTTGCCAGGTCCATTCGAAGAATCGGATATTTCGTCCAATTCTATTGAAGCCGAAGTGACGACTGGCCAGCCATCTTGGGGTAACGCGAAACAACTCATCGGTTTATTCGAATGATCATCATCAATAATTCGAATATACGTGAAGTGAATGCGCTCCTACACTTTTCCCTGTACCAACCGATCTGCAAGACTGGCCATGGACATCATTTCCCTCGAATTTCTTACCGCGCTTCTCGCGATCATCGTCATTGACCTGGTGCTGGCGGGCGACAACGCGATTGTGATCGCGCTCGCGGCGCGCAGCCTGCCGCCGCATTTGCAGAAGCGCGCGATCGTCTGGGGCGCCGTCGGGGCGATTGTGGTACGTAGCGCAATGACGCTGGTCGTGGTCTGGCTACTCAAGATTCCCGGGCTGCTGCTGGCGGGCGGAGCACTGCTCGTATGGATTGCTTATCGCTTGCTGCTGCCTGAAAGCGTCAACGGCGAACACGAAGGCAACAAGGTCAAAGCGGCGGTCGGCTTCTGGGGCGCGATCCAGACCATCGTCGTTGCGGACATGGTGATGGGGTTGGATAACGTTCTTGCGGTCGCCGGCGCGGCGCAAGGCAGCTACTTGCTGGTGGTGATCGGCCTTTTGATCAGTGTGCCGATCGTGGTCTGGGGCAGTACGATCATGCTCACATGGGTAGAACGTTTTCCGGCAATCGTCTATTTGGGCGCCGGCGTACTCGCGATGACGGCTGCCAAGATGATCATCAGCGAACCATTCCTGAAGGATACCTTTGCCGCCAACGGTGCGGCGTCGGTGCTCCTGTACCTCGCGGTTATCGGCGGGGTGCTGTGGACAGGATTCGTAAAGAACCACCGCAAGCTTGAGTCGCGCATTTCTGCACGCCTCGCGGTACTGGCCCGCCAGATCAAGGCGGAACGCGATGATATCGTCGCAACTGAAGGAGGTCACGCCATGATGAAAGTCCTTGTTCCTGTCGACGGTTCGCGCAACTCGGAATATGCATTGCGACATGTCGCCAAAGAATTCATGAGGAACCGGGATGGAGGTTCATCTGCTCAACGTCCAGCCAAAGCTGTCACGCCACGTTGGACAGTTTCTCAGCAAGAAGACGCGCGATTGCTTTCACCACGATGAGGCCGAGAAGGCGCTGCAACCCGCCAGGGCCCTGATCGAAAAGTTTGGCATTCCGTATACCGCCCACGAGCGGGTCGGCGCCAAGGCCCCTGCTATTGCGGACGAGGCTCGGCGCCTCCAATGCGACCGGATCATCATGAGCACTTCGCGCAAAAACTCGCTCACCCGCATGATCGAGGACTCGACCACCGACAAGGTGCTCGAACAGACCACTATCCCGGTCGAGTTGATTGCCGGCGACGCAATGTCAAAGCTCGAGCGCTATGGCCTGCCCACCGGCTTGGGCGCTGCATTCGCGCTGCTGGTCGCGGCCGTCGCGACGGACTGAGCCGCTGCCGCGCAGCGGCAGGCACATCGCTGTAATGCAATCGGACGGGGGCGGGTCGGTTGCTTCAATTGCGGCACAATCTGCGCTGATGCCACCTCACACGCGGTCTTGCCCTTGTCGCCGGTGGCCGCTGGCTGAAGTGCGATTCGGGGCTGCGCACACTTGAAAGCCGAATCCAACATGTGCACAACCAAACCGGGCCTCCCAAGTAGTGGGCATGACAAACGGGCCGGGTCCAAGTGCAACCCTCGATTCCGGGTAGTGTTTCATAGATCGCCATTTAAAAAAATACATATAAACAAATAATTAAATTGTATTGTTAATGTGTAATATAAATACTGAGGTTAGTTGAAATTGCCTGCCTTTCAATAGTAAGTAATCCGCCTAGAATGGCGACCGCGACAATTCAAAACTATGGCAGCGTCACCAGCCCACGACCGATTTCAATGGCCCGGCCACTGACGCGAATCTGCGACAGC
It includes:
- a CDS encoding DNA translocase FtsK 4TM domain-containing protein; translated protein: MSARKDNEIFDPTAAAPRSSTPQSTRLSRLMREAGWIFFLAVAFYLLLIFATYQQSDPGYFFTVKDGPILNRGGWMGAQVSHFAFGINGLSAWWWVVFAVYAVMRLFHRVEVWSMFDHRNVAISLIGFVILLIASSTLEALRLHSLTVPLPNGPGGVIGSLFADGIEKGLGFTGGTILLLAACAGAISVFSGLSWIKLAEKVGTGVEWLWLSTKAKLEARRDRSVGEHAVEAREEKVEEMKRIIEDHPPIRIEPTVTEIPQSERVRKEKQAPLFSDLPDSPLPPIALLDPADASIERPSNETLEFTSRLIERKLLDFNVQAKVVAAHPGPVITRYEIEPAVGVKGSQIVNLSRDLARALSVTSIRVVETIPGTSHMGLEIPNPKREIVRLSEILGSEVYGTSHSKLAIAMGKDIAGRAVVADLAKMPHVLVAGTTGSGKSVAINAMILSLVYKATANEVRLILIDPKMLELSVYEGIPHLLSPVVTDMRLAGYALNWCVSEMDRRYKLMSAVGVRNIAGYNTKIREAKEKGQPLPHPFSLTPDAPEPLEPLPLIVVVIDELADMMMVVGKKVEELIARLAQKARASGIHLVLATQRPSVDVITGLIKANVPTRVAFQVSSKIDSRTILDQQGAEALLGQGDMLYLPPGTGMPQRVHGAFVGDAEVHRVVEHLKRQGDPQYIEGILDSPEESLELPEGGNSGAAESDPLYDQAVQVVLQNKRASISLVQRHLRIGYNRAARLLEDMEKAGLVSTMQSNGNREILAPNRSVEGG
- the lolA gene encoding outer membrane lipoprotein chaperone LolA codes for the protein MTGATLRHLAAKSIFSFAATFSLSSFANAIADFQSFVSTVQSGRANFEQSVFDAKDKPMQKSNGTLVFTRPGKFRFTYEKPAQLIVGDGKKVSFFDQDLNQVTIKKLDQAFSGTPAALLAGKGEIDKAFTLVASGDTDEHGDRIEWLDALPRQKDAGIEKMRVGFRKGELAAMELNDAFGNRTRLTFTIFERNPKIDAKAYVFTPPKGADIIGE
- a CDS encoding S-(hydroxymethyl)glutathione dehydrogenase/class III alcohol dehydrogenase translates to MKTKAAIAWKAGAPLTIEEVDLQGPQAGEVLVEIKATGICHTDYYTLSGADPEGLFPAILGHEGAGVVVDVGAGVKSLKKGDHVIPLYTPECRQCKFCLSRKTNLCQSIRATQGKGLMPDATSRFSIGGKPVLHYMGTSTFSNYTVVPEIALAKIREDAPFDKVCYIGCGVTTGIGAVIFSAKVEAGANVVVFGLGGIGLNVIQGAKMVGADKIIGVDLNPAREALARKFGMTHFVNPKNVENVVDAIVQLTDGGADYSFECIGNTKTMRQALECCHKGWGRSIIIGVAEAGAEISTRPFQLVTGRKWEGSAFGGARGRTDVPRIVDWYMEGKINIDDLITHTLPLERINDGFDLMKSGESIRSVVIY
- the fghA gene encoding S-formylglutathione hydrolase — its product is MIETISEHACFGGVQGFYQHRSTAVGLPMRFAVYQPPQAKQGAVPVLFFLAGLTATEETFMIKAGAQRLAAEYGLMLVTTDTSPRNTGIEGATLDWDFGEGAGFYLDATEAPWSKHFRMETYVVDELREMIVANFPAHADRIGIFGHSMGGHGALTLALRHTDVYRSVSAFAPICAPMQCPWGENALENYLGTDRQAWSQHDASELLRQRKTPFPAGILIDQGGADKFLEQQQLRPELFEAACAAAEQPLTLRRHPGYDHGYFFISTFIADHLAFHSANLKAR
- a CDS encoding antibiotic biosynthesis monooxygenase, coding for MILEIATLELRPALAQEFESAFQQAAAIISAMPGYVSHELQRGIEKPNRYVLLVRWQTLEDHTIGFRQSGDYQRWKALLHHFYDPFPSVEHFESVS
- a CDS encoding isocitrate lyase/phosphoenolpyruvate mutase family protein yields the protein MSQTERANRFRALHLRTGAFVMPNPWDGGSARILAGLGFQALATSSGASAGVLGRRDGSVTREEALTQIRTIVAATDLPLAADLEKGFGDSPAVVAETIRLGAEAGLVGGSIEDATGDRSRPLFDIGLATERIAAAAEVARALPFAFTLTARAENYLCGNPDLDDTIKRLQAYERIGADVLFAPGLPDLASVRAVCAAVSKPVNFMVGIKGRSFSVAELEAAGVKRISLATSLFRAAMTGLIDAAQEIRDRGTFDYLDRTLPSRGVNDFMRP
- the nhaR gene encoding transcriptional activator NhaR encodes the protein MNFKHLRYFWQVAKAGGIARASEQVHLTPQTLSGQIGLLEERLGTPLFTKRGRNLELTEAGRLAFGYANEIFALGSELEESLRNYPAAGRPIEFRVGVADAVPKSIAYHLTEPATRIATPVRIVCREGKLDSLLTELAGHRLDLVIADAPIPPRVSVNAFNHRLGESGISFFASAALCKNSRGNFPACLDGVPMLVPGMDAAIRSRLDRWCEANKLRLLVVGEFDDSALMKAFGQRGAGVFIGPSVLESEIEKQYGVKTLGRTKEIFEEFFAISIERRVTHPCVVAITGEARSGLFVTRKSA